The genomic segment CGGAATCATCGAGCACATCGAATATTATCCAGGCGTCAATACACTCGAAGTTGGTATCAAAGATCTTCAGGGATGGAGGGGGCATCAACCTGGCCAATTTGCTTTTGTGACCTCGGATGCGGCTGAAGGTGCACACCCGTTTACGATAGCCTCCTCGTGGCGAGAGAGCGACGCCAAGATTACTTTCATCGTGAAAGAGTTGGGTGACTACACGGCAAGCCTCAAGGAGGCACTTCATGTCGGACAAAAGATGCGGATAGAGGGCCCCTATGGCTGCTTTACTTTCGATGACGATCGCTCTACGCAAGTGTGGATTGGGGGAGGCATCGGCATCACCCCCTTTGTCGCACGGATGAAATTTCTTGCTGAAAACAAAGCTTCTTTTCCTCAAACCATTTATCTGTTTCACTCAACGGGCCAGGCAGACGAAAGTGCCCTGGCCAAGCTGACGGCTGATGCAAAAGCGGCCGGGGTTCACCTGCATATCTTCGTTGATGTCCGGGGTGATCGTCTGACTGGCGAAAAAATCCGCGAACTCGTAAAAAACTGGCGGGAGTCGAGCTTCTGGTTCTGTGGTCCCGTGGGACTTGGGAATGCATTGAAAGCAGATTTTGCGACGGCAGGAGAAGCCATCGATAGTCGCTTCCATCAGGAACTCTTCAACATGCGATAGGTCGCCAAGCGGGTCGACCTCTGTGTCGCTTTGGGCGACTCAGAATTCTCAAGAGTTCTCTTATTCTGGATTTAAGGTGAGCCGATAAATTCAGGAAGGGGATCATCATGAGAATATCTTTGTTATTTTTGGCCATTGCTGGTTTGACGATGTCTTTTCAGAACTGTGGTCAGAGTTCGATGGATTCAACTTCTTTCGAGAGTGCCGACTCTGCAAGTGAAGCGTATCGGAGCATGGCTTCTTCGGCCGCGCCCACGTTGGATAACTTGTGGAAGGGGGAGGCTTACTTTCGGCCCTACAGAAAGACGGTTTTTAGTTCGAACTCTGAATTCGCAGATGGGGATCCCTCAAAAGTTTTTGTAAAAGACGGCGTTTGGTATGCCGTGGTTCGCAGTCAGTATCATACTTCAAACTCCACTTGCGGGACGCGCATTGCTTCTGTTTTATACGCCTCTTACGACAAAGGAATCACGTGGTCGCAAAGACAGGTGGTCGCCGATCCGGGCAACCAGTCTTCGATGTGCGCGCACGTGGATGGCTCGATCTATTACGAGGCTGCGGAAAAAACCTGGTACTATCTAGGCCAGTGTCTTTCCCTCAAAAGACGCTGGGATCTTTGTTTATACACGCGCAACGCCGCAGATCCAATGGGCAGTTGGCAAGCCAGTTCGCGTAATCCCGTTGTGAAAAGTCAGGATCTTTGGTCGCAGATCTGCAGAAGTTCCGGAGCCTGTCCAACCACGACAAGTGAAGAGGGAACTCCGCAAATCGTGAGTCGTTCCAATGGGTGGTTTTATGTCACCTTCCATGGGTTTAAAGATGGAATGGGATATCGAGGGATGGCGAAGACCCAAGATTTTTCGACGTGGGTGACGACGGACGCAGATCTTTCGCGGGGACCGTTGTTTAAGGCCAGCCATTGTCAGGGAGCGGTGCCTGGTTGTATTGGTGCGGGTTATGCCTCTATTTTGAGTGAGGGCTCTTACAACTATCAATTGATTGAAACGCCAACGGTCAGTCTGGCGTGTACCCAGGGGCAGCGATGGCCGTTTCTTTTGACTCGAACTGCGAATCTCTATGCGCAGTCAGTGACGTGGCAGACCTTGGCGAACAAAGCCTTTATCGAAAATTCGCTGCCGGGGCCCATAGGATGTCATCTTCAATACGCGCATCTGTTTAAAGATGGTGCGGAAATTTATTTGGGCGTGAGCTACTATACCGATACAGGCGATTGGTATCCTTATGGACTCTATAAGTTGGAGTGGAATGGAACGCCTCTTCAAGACATTCCTTCTTTAAATGAACTGACGCGCATTCGTTTTCTGGGTGTTGATATCTCGGGCGGCGGTACCAATACCGGTTCTGGTTCTGGCGGACCGCCTTCTTCCGGTGGCAGTGCAGGTTCGCAAACCACCTTTCAAGCAGAAACGGAATTAAATCATCAGATCGGCTATCTGGATGGTTTGGGATGGGCTGTGAATACGGCCTCCAATCCGCGGAAGGGTTATCTCAGTTATGGTCCCTACAAATCTTTTCCGGCAACAGTGAGCTCGGTGGATTTTTATTTGATGGTCGATAATAACAGTGCTGACAACGCGGTGGTCGCTTCTCTCGATGTGCATGATGCGACGGCGGGGCAGATTCTGGGAAAAAAAGACATCACTCGAAAAGAGTTTTTGGCGCCCCGCCAATATCAGAAGTTCTCTGTTCCAGTCTCTTTACAAGGGCGGGAAAACCATCTGCTTGAAGCTCGCACCTACAGTCATGGTGTTTCGTATCTGAATATTGACGGAGTGATTTTTAGTTCCCCAGCCAGTGTGATACCGACACCTTCGCCAAGTCCAACACCTGTCGAGCCGCCACCGCCTGCGCCTTCGGAGAAGATTGTCTTTGAAGGCGAGGGGACAGGTGTTTTTCAGCATCAGTTGGGTTATGCTGATGGCAATGGCTGGTCGGCAAACACCGCTTCAAGTCCGCGTTCGGGATACCTTGCCTATGGACCTTATGCGACTTTGGCGGGAAAAAGCCGCGCCGATTTTTATCTTTTAGTGGATAACAACAGCGCGGACAATCTGGTGGTCGTCGTCATTGATATTCGGGATGCGACGACAGGCGAAGTGCTGGCGCGAAAAGAAATTCGTCGCAAAGAATTTCCAGGGCCTTATATCTATGGGGCTTTCTCTTTGTCCTTTTCGACGGCGGGAAGAGATACGCATTTATTCGAAACTCGCGTCTACACTCAAGGTGTTTCTTACGTGAAGTTTGATGGAGTGGTGATTAATTAAAACAAGCATTCGCGCGCACGGACTCAAAGCGGGGGTCTTGGATAATAGCGCCGTGGCCGTTGATTTCGGTGCCTTCGCGGTCGCGATAGGGGGCCCCTGAGACTTCGACCCAATGGGTGTTTTTAACCAGGCCCATGTATTGAAAGCTGGTGATGAAGTTGCTGTAGGCACTATCGTCGATAGACAAAGCGGCCTTCATATTGGTGATGGGGGTTGCCGGGTGGGCTCTTTCTGTGAACCAGTCGGCGATCGGCGCGACAGGGGAAACCAAGTCGGCGATGTCGTAGGGGCCGCCCAGAAAACAGGCGCGACGGACTTGCACCCATAAAGCAATAAAGTAAGCATGGCCTGAACCTTGCGAATGGCCACCGATGTTCAATGCGGAATAGTTGATGGCACCGGCCTTGGTTAAGGGAATTGGCAAAAAGACATTTGCAGAAATCAGATGGGCGCTTAATTTACGAAGACGCTGTTCAATGCTATCGGCAAGTGGTGTGTCGGCGTAGGGAAAAACATCCTGCCCCGTGATTTTTTCTTTGCGCAGAAGACCCGCACAGTTATTAAAATTTTTGTAGGTCATGCAGACATCTTCATTGACCATAAAACGATTATCATAGGCAAGTTGCACGACGATGAAGCCTTTCTTCATGCCCTCTTCCAGTAAAATGTCATTGTCAAACTTAGCTGTCCAAGGATTGTAGGGACGTCCGTAAGAGCCCACAAAATGAAGATAGGTTCCTTGAATTTCAGTCCCCGTGGGCGGAAAGCCGATGGCGTGATAACCAAAGCCAAACCGCTGATCGGCAAGTGTTCCCGTACCATAAATATCACGGGCGGAGGGATCGATGCGACTGGGTTTGATGGCGCAGAAAAGACCATAAAGCCCGGCTTTGGCGACATCACAAATCGTCGCGGAAGGTTGCACATAGAATGCGTTTTCAGACGGTGGTACTGGCTCACTGCCACTATCTGCGGGAGGATTTTCATCATCTGTCACCGGTTGTTCCGGGACCGGGTCCTTGCCCCCAGAAGAGGGTGGGCTTTCCATGACGGTGGTGAAGCCGCCGGAAGAGCAGTTGGTGAAACCCACCATCAAAAAATTCAGAATAAGAACGGAGAGGGCGCAGCCTCTCCATTTTTGCAAGTTCATCTTACCCCACACCTTTTTTCTTTTTCATTGCTTGAATGATTTTTTCTTTACAGGCTTGCGATAAATTTTCTCGATTGTCTTTAAGACATTTTTTTATCCGGCCATCTCCAGGTTGGACGTCGGGACAGAGCTTTTTTACATCTTCTTGGCATGGGCCGTCGCCTTGCGCGAGAGCGACTCCTGTGGTTAATAAATTGATCAAGGCAAGTAATAGGATTTTTTTCTTCATTGTTCCCCCTTTGATTCTATTGGTAAAAAACGGCCTGTATTTCGTAGTCATTCGCCAGACTTTTATTTTCTGTGATCTCTCCAAAAGCAGCTTGCACTTGATATTTGCCGGAATGACTTGTCGCAATTTCCGCGACAACTAAATCCGGTGTCAGACGAGGTTCCAGCGCAAAAGTTTGCGAGTCGCCGCTAAAGATGTGTGCTTCCATTGAGCAGGCAGTCAGTCCTAGAAATGCGATTAAAAGAAAAAGTTCTTTCATATGTTCCCTTATTTAAAACACGTACAACGAATTGAGGGGGGGCCGCTGACAGCGTTGCACTCTGACAAGACCCCCGTGGTGAAACGAAACATCGGATATTCGGGCCCGGCATTGGTGGCGCGGCAAGCGCCACTGGCTGACATCTCGGCGGAACAATCCTGTCGGCACCACCGCGAGCAGGCGGTATTAGCAAAAAAGTAGTGAGGTCCATTGGCTACTTCGGGACAGCTGATCGCCGGCGAGGAGGCCGGCATATATTGATTCAGTGTCGAGATCTGAACGACATACCCAACCACGCTGGCGTTCGCAGAAACACAGCTGCTGACAGTGCGGGCCACTTTAGGCTTTGACGTGTCGACTTGGACGGGAAATTCAAACGAGATCGGCTTCAAAGCCCGTCGGCTGGATTCGGGTTTAAAAGACACCGTGAGCTTCGCCATCCACTCAAGCTTATTTCCGGCAAGATCCACATAACTTGTGGGACGCAGATCAGTCACTTGCACTTTGTCGATGATGAGCCCCGAAGAGAGCACTTGATTCTCCCGAACGATGATTCCGTCAGTGGGACTGCAACCCGCTCGAATGCGTCGCAGATTTAAAGACTCGCTGCCATCTTCTCGGTTGGCATTGAAGCGCAGATTGGCGTCGTTCCAATTGTCCACGGTCAAATCGGGATTGAGCTGACAGGTGCAAAGATCAGGATTTTGAAATGTTAACATCAACTGATTTTTAAGATCCAAAGAGTTCGCTTTTTGTTCCAGAAATTGGAACTCGCGCTGTTGATTTACGACGACCGAGGCTGACACCGTCGCCAGAAAGCCAAGCAGGCCGAAGGCCATTAAAAGCTGTACGATGCCTTGACCACGCTCATCAAATTCTGGAAACGGCAAGTGTGATATTTGTCGAACTGGTTTCATCGTACCGATATCCTTTTCTTTAAAAGGCAAATTCCAATTATCTTTCGCTCAGTGAATTCTCAATCCGCTCAAGGCGGGCTTTGAGTTCTTCGATTTCTTTTGTCTTGGCGGCATTTTCTTGTTCCAGGACTTTGACTCGCGCATTCGTTCCTAAGACTTTGTCATAAAGTTCTTTGACCGAGTTAATGACCAGATAAATCAGACCGTTGTAATTCACGATTTTGATCTCGGTTTCATCGAGGTCTTCGGAATGAAGCTTGACGAACTTCTTCGTGACCAATTCGGGGGCGGTTTTTTCGACATCCTGGGCGATCACGCCAAGTTCAAGATTTTCGCTAGAGGGCTGACCGCCAAGACCGTTATAGCGATAGTATTTGGGAGCGATTCCCTGCAAAGCCTCAAGGCCCAATTTAAAAGGCTGGATGTCTGTTTTTAAGCGTTCATCTGAAGCACAAGTTCCGCCGACGACGCCGACCCCGGCGCGATAGCAAGTGGTGGTGTGAATATCCCCATCGACATTGAAAGCATAGGTCGCCGCAAGTTTTCCGACAGCGACGTTACCGCCGTTAGGGTTTAAAAACAGGGGATAGTTCGAAGAAAGATCGGTCGACATGGCATTTTGAATCCAGGCTCCGCCCGTGCCGGCATAGCCAAAATCCAATGTGGTAGTGCCGATGGCGGACAATCTTAAAAACGCCCCACTCTGGGTGGTTCCCGAGGTCGCCGGAGCAGCGTAGCTTCCACTTGTTACTTGCAGAGGCGCCGTGGGTGCGGTCGTGCTGACACCGACGCGCCCAGCAGGGTCGACAGTCAACGCTGCTTTGGTAATGCCAGAAGCATAGTTGTTGGAGGTTCCAAAGTGCATATAAGAACCTGCACCCGAGAACAGCACACCAATTCTTGCCAAGGGGGCCGTGCTGGTATTGGCACGGAAATCGATTCCCGAAAAATCATTGGTGGATGTCGGTCCTCGCAGTGTCACACCCAAAGGCGTTGTGCCGATAAAACTTGTCACTCCAGCCGGGCCGGCGACGTCAAGTTTAGAGGCTGGCGAAGTCACCCCGATGCCGACGCTTCCGCCCGAGCCGTTCAGAATAATGGGGCCCTTCGTGGCATGCGACGTGGAATCCAAAGTTAAATTTTCCGAAGCAGCGGTTCCACCGCTCAGCGTTTGTCCCCCGGAACGTCCCGCAAGGCGCGCGTACTGAGTAAACGTATCATTCGACAAAGCACTCCAGGTCGGGACACCAGAACCATTTGTCGTCAGCACGGAACTGTTCGCTGTGGCTAAGCCTGTCACGACGTTAGTTCCCGATGAGTACAGCAATTGATTGATCGTCGTTGTCGCAGGAAAAGTGGCTGTCGTCCAAGCGGGGCCTGTGACGGTCCACTGCAAATGCGATCCCGTCGTCGAACCCCCAAGAGCTGTTAAGACGCCGGAACTGTCTGCGGTGATAACACTGTTGGTGCCCCATCCGGTGCCCGAGATTTTGGCGGCAAGTTGCGTTTGAATGTTGGCGGTGACACCAGAGAGATATCCAAGCTCAGTATCCGTCACCGTGGCGGCTGCGGGAAGTCCGGTGGCATTAGTAACAAGCACTTTGTTAGCTGAGAGCGCCGTGTGTTCAACGATCGATCCTGAATTTGAAATCATGATTCGATTGTTGTTCAGCGCCGTTGTGGAATTTGTACCACCCCGAGCGATCGGCAAAATTCCAGATGTCAGTTTTGCGACGTCTAAACTGGGAATCATCGCGGTGGGCAAAAGACCGCTGGCGTTCATTTTGGCAATTTTATTGGCGTCCGCAACGCCGCCTGTGGTTCCTGCATTCAAAGTCAGCGTCGGGGTCGTTGAACCATTGGCGACGGTGATATCTGTATTTGCTGAGCTGACATTAGTCACCGTTCCAGAATCTGCCCAGGTCAGTTCAACATTGGCGCCGCTGACACCAGAGATCTTAAGCATCTGTCCCGCAGCTCCTTTGTCGACAGGAAGTTTAAGGACATAGTCATTGCTGAAGCCCGCAGAGGGGGCAGCGATGGAAGCATATTTTCCTATGCCATCATAAATTCGCACCAGTGAAAACACACCAGAACCCGCAGTCACACTTTGAGTTGTGGAAATAGTGGCTGTTGTAGATATCGGCGTATTCCCGCTCAATCCCCCGGCGGCGGTCACCAGAGTACTTACGGACGAGCAGATCCAGCCATTTGCAACCGTCCAACTCAAGA from the Bdellovibrio sp. ArHS genome contains:
- a CDS encoding tail fiber domain-containing protein encodes the protein MYSARLFKIHALLALFGATIYLFSSVAWSQHKGIGFQAVIKKTDGSYPTASGLTVTLQVLSPTGACVLREEQFSNVTITNGYLNLVLGQGDFSAPANYNPSPTLTLAEVFDNSIPRTGLKCVDADNNILDNAGSYVPNSTHSRKLRLRTSLAGDNLVVDLNMRAVPYAVNSEKLNGKDENDFIQTNPAAQVTQSLLESFFSSLTSATGETVRWNGSAFETYDSQDGSSLHNNSVPGSAIADLPWSKITSIPTPVGQLSGLTCVNGKILKMISGTWACGDESGVGVENDPTVQNFAKASVGTGLRVNGSNNLEVDSGTTAGKIVQLDGSGKISASVLPPFGVSNLDFAGAMAVNSGVIVSNGTNFYNKACAADQVLSWTVANGWICSSVSTLVTAAGGLSGNTPISTTATISTTQSVTAGSGVFSLVRIYDGIGKYASIAAPSAGFSNDYVLKLPVDKGAAGQMLKISGVSGANVELTWADSGTVTNVSSANTDITVANGSTTPTLTLNAGTTGGVADANKIAKMNASGLLPTAMIPSLDVAKLTSGILPIARGGTNSTTALNNNRIMISNSGSIVEHTALSANKVLVTNATGLPAAATVTDTELGYLSGVTANIQTQLAAKISGTGWGTNSVITADSSGVLTALGGSTTGSHLQWTVTGPAWTTATFPATTTINQLLYSSGTNVVTGLATANSSVLTTNGSGVPTWSALSNDTFTQYARLAGRSGGQTLSGGTAASENLTLDSTSHATKGPIILNGSGGSVGIGVTSPASKLDVAGPAGVTSFIGTTPLGVTLRGPTSTNDFSGIDFRANTSTAPLARIGVLFSGAGSYMHFGTSNNYASGITKAALTVDPAGRVGVSTTAPTAPLQVTSGSYAAPATSGTTQSGAFLRLSAIGTTTLDFGYAGTGGAWIQNAMSTDLSSNYPLFLNPNGGNVAVGKLAATYAFNVDGDIHTTTCYRAGVGVVGGTCASDERLKTDIQPFKLGLEALQGIAPKYYRYNGLGGQPSSENLELGVIAQDVEKTAPELVTKKFVKLHSEDLDETEIKIVNYNGLIYLVINSVKELYDKVLGTNARVKVLEQENAAKTKEIEELKARLERIENSLSER
- a CDS encoding cysteine rich repeat-containing protein encodes the protein MKKKILLLALINLLTTGVALAQGDGPCQEDVKKLCPDVQPGDGRIKKCLKDNRENLSQACKEKIIQAMKKKKGVG
- a CDS encoding ferric reductase-like transmembrane domain-containing protein, translated to MKSIKIAWWLSLLVLSTAWLMVEPGVFTTNEFIPLRNLLVQYSGALAMGWMSLAMLLAARPKFAEAWFGGLDKMYRFHKWLGISVAVISVFHWFMSKAPKWAVALGLLERRQRGPRPEAANQIEQWFSGYRGLAESIGEWMFYGTLILILIALVKKISYRSFYKTHRLFALVYLGLVFHTVILTKFSYWTSPVGLILLPLLMGGVVAAVLSLFKKIGFSRQGHGIIEHIEYYPGVNTLEVGIKDLQGWRGHQPGQFAFVTSDAAEGAHPFTIASSWRESDAKITFIVKELGDYTASLKEALHVGQKMRIEGPYGCFTFDDDRSTQVWIGGGIGITPFVARMKFLAENKASFPQTIYLFHSTGQADESALAKLTADAKAAGVHLHIFVDVRGDRLTGEKIRELVKNWRESSFWFCGPVGLGNALKADFATAGEAIDSRFHQELFNMR